In Bdellovibrionota bacterium, the genomic stretch GGGAACATGAGAAATATGTTGTTGCAGGCGATGGTGATCTTGCCTGCCAGTTGTTCCAATGCGTGCCTCTTCAAGCTGGGTCCGTTCCCGATCACAAAAATATCCGAACCCAGGTGAAGATTTTTCAGGCGCCTTAAGCGATTTTCATTTTCCGACAGAGGGATTCCGAGGGCACCCAAACCGAAACGCAGGGTGCGAACGGACGTGCGGCAGGCGCCAAGGAAGTTTGTCCCAAATGGGTGAGTCATTCGAAGCGGCAGTATTGCCGGGCAGCGCATTATAGCCAATCTGACTCAAGCTGTGTTAAATTGCGCCCAGAACACCTCGCACTCTTTCTTTACTACGTGTGGAAGCGTGTTTCGCTCCCATGAACTACGTTTCAGAGTGAATGTCAGACGCCATGACGCTGGAAGAAGGCCGACCTGAAGCTCCCGTGCAACACATCACTTCTCCCCTTCGATGGGTCGGTTTCGGATTTAGAGACATCGTCGTTTTTCGGGAGCTTCTCTATTTTCTCACGTTGCGCGATATTAAGGTTCGGTACAACCAAACCGTCCTGGGCATCGCATGGGCTCTGCTTCAACCCCTTTTTTCGATGCTCATCTTCAGCCTGATCTTTCTTCGATGGGCGGGTTTGCATTCACCGGGTCGCTTTGATTCTCTGACGATTTTGACGGCGTTGGTGCCTTGGCAGCTTTTTTCCTACGCCCTGACACAGTCCTCGAACCGACTTCTGGATGACGCCGGGTTGATTCGGAAGGTATATTTTCCAAGGATCCTTATACCCATCTCGTCTGTATTGGCGGGGCTTCTCGATTTCGCATTCGCGCTTTTACTTTTGCTCCTTTTTCTTATCGTTTCCGGCATTACGCCCTCTTGGAGAATTATTCTTGTCCCGCTGATGGTCGCGATGACGCTGGCCTCTGCATTAGGCGTCGGTTTATGGTTGTCGGCGCTGAATGCACGGTTTCGAGACGTCAAGTACACCGTCCCTTTCCTAAATCAGGTGTGGTTCTTTCTGACCCCAATCGTTTACCCGGATTCACTCATCCCGGAGGCCTGGAAACCCATTTGGAACTTGAATCCGATGACCGGCGTCGTGAATGGCTTTAGATGGGCTTTTCTCGGGAATCCATTCGATATGACCCCATATTTTCTGACTTCAGTTTTGGTGACCGTTCTTCTTTTGCTTTCCGGCTGGTTGTTTTTTCGCGGCATGGAGCGATCTTTTTCTGATTGGTTATAAGCGACACCCATGAAAAGACTCGCCATCGAAGCCTTCGGGTTGAGCAAAAAATACCGGGTGGGAAGCAAGAGATATCACGATTCCACGCTCAGAGAGGCCCTCGTTTCCGTGGCGCGCCGGTTAAGATCCTTGTCATCGCCAAAAAGCGAAGATCTATGGGCGTTGCGCGACGCCACTTTTGAAGTAGAGGAAGGAGAGGCCCTTGCGATCGTCGGCAGAAATCGCGCAGGGAAAAGTACGCTTCTGAAAGTTCTGGGCCGAATCACGTTCCCGACCGAAGGACGCGCACTGATTCGAGGACGGGTCGGCTCACTTTTGGAGGTCGGCATGGGCTTTCATCCCGACCTAACCGGACGGGACAATATTTTTCTAAATGGAGCGATCCTTGGAATGAAAAGAGAAGAAATCCGACGGAAGTTCGACGACATCGTCGATTTTGCCGGAATCGAACGCTTCCTGGACACCCCGGTGAAACATTATTCCAGCGGTATGTACATGCGGCTTGCATTTGCGGTTGCGGCGCATTTGGAAACAGAAATTCTGCTGATCGACGAAGTTCTCGCCGTGGGAGACGCACAATTTCAAAAAAAATGCCTGCAACGAATGAAGGACGTCACGGGTGCGGGTCGCACGATCCTCTTCGTCAGCCATAATATGGCTGCCGTCAAACGATTGTGTCAGAGGGCGATCCTGCTTTCGGATGGCCGAATGATCGACCAAGGTCCGACCGCCGAAATTGTCGAGCGATATTTGGCGGGCCAAACTACGCAGACAACGAGTGTCACGTATCCGGACGATGCCCTCAAAACCATGCGCATCCGCGGCGTTGAACTGCTCGGTCCCACAGGTGAACTGGCGGAGAAGATTTACGGAAGTAGGGGTTTTCGAGTGCGGATAGCTTACGACGTCAACGAACCCGTCCACTCGGCATTCGTCTTGTGTCGCGTTCATGTGGAAGATGGAGTGACACTATTCAGCACCACCGATACGGACCTCGATCCGGGCCGGCTCGAGACGCGCAAAACAGGCTCTTACGTGACCGAATTTACGGTCCCGCCGAAACTATTGGCGGAAGGACAGTACTTCGTGTCGGTG encodes the following:
- a CDS encoding ABC transporter ATP-binding protein, translating into MKRLAIEAFGLSKKYRVGSKRYHDSTLREALVSVARRLRSLSSPKSEDLWALRDATFEVEEGEALAIVGRNRAGKSTLLKVLGRITFPTEGRALIRGRVGSLLEVGMGFHPDLTGRDNIFLNGAILGMKREEIRRKFDDIVDFAGIERFLDTPVKHYSSGMYMRLAFAVAAHLETEILLIDEVLAVGDAQFQKKCLQRMKDVTGAGRTILFVSHNMAAVKRLCQRAILLSDGRMIDQGPTAEIVERYLAGQTTQTTSVTYPDDALKTMRIRGVELLGPTGELAEKIYGSRGFRVRIAYDVNEPVHSAFVLCRVHVEDGVTLFSTTDTDLDPGRLETRKTGSYVTEFTVPPKLLAEGQYFVSVSVGIPYQFNFDHRLEALSFMLEDDGSETREWLYRSRPGYLALDFEWRTTHCDFVGSKR
- a CDS encoding ABC transporter permease, with translation MSDAMTLEEGRPEAPVQHITSPLRWVGFGFRDIVVFRELLYFLTLRDIKVRYNQTVLGIAWALLQPLFSMLIFSLIFLRWAGLHSPGRFDSLTILTALVPWQLFSYALTQSSNRLLDDAGLIRKVYFPRILIPISSVLAGLLDFAFALLLLLLFLIVSGITPSWRIILVPLMVAMTLASALGVGLWLSALNARFRDVKYTVPFLNQVWFFLTPIVYPDSLIPEAWKPIWNLNPMTGVVNGFRWAFLGNPFDMTPYFLTSVLVTVLLLLSGWLFFRGMERSFSDWL